ACCTCGAGTTACTGCTCGCCCAGCTCGCCGACGTGCCGGATGAGCGAAGGGGAGCGGGCTTCGTCTGCGCCGCCGCGCTGGTGGTCCCCGGTGGCGGGGAGACCGTGGTGTACGGCGACTGGGGCGGTGAGATCGCCTGGGAACCCCGTGGCACCAACGGTTTCGGCTACGACCCGATCTTCGTCCCCGAGGGGGAGACCCGCACCTCGGCCGAGCTCGGTTCGGCGGAGAAGGACGCCGTCTCACATCGCGGCCTTGCCCTGCGTGAGCTGCTGCCCTACCTGCACGAGCTCGCCTGACCGTGTTTGCCGCGCACATCCGCGTGTTTGCTCCCCACGCGCACGCGTTTGCCATCCACGCGCACCCAGTCTGCCGTCCGTCACCTTCCGTAACTACCCGGCTGACCCGCTGCTAGGGTTCCGGCCGTGCTCGTTCCCGTCACGATGCCCGGTGTCACCGAAGGCCAGGTGGCGCGGATGCTGCAGCCGAGATGGACCCGCGCACGGTCCTACCTGCTGGCGGGTCTGGTCGTCTGCCCGCTGATGTTCGTGGTGACCTGCCTGAGCGTGTGTCGATCGCCGTGGCCGGTCAGGGCGTCGCGTGGTGGCTGGTGCTGCCGGTGCTCGGCACCGCGTTGCCCGCCGTGATCCTGCTCGGCAGCCTGCGCTCGTTGCGCTACGAGCCGCCGCGGTGGGGACGTGCCGCGTTCCTCGCCGGTGGGTGCCAGTTGCTGCTCGGCGGCATCCCCGCGGTCGGGATGGCCATGAACGCGGGAACGACGCTCGCGACGGTCGGCGCGAGCGTCGTGTTCCTGCTGCAACTCACGCTGCTGGTCCTCGGTTTCGTGTTCGCGCACCGGGCGCACCGGGTCCTGCTGTTTCCGCCGTGCCCCGAACTCGGGGCCACCCCGTTCACCGTGGCGTTCCGCGCCCGCATCGCGGACCTGGGCCTGTTCTCCGGTTCGGTGGCCATCGCGGGGGACCGGGTGGAGTGGTCGGCACGGCGGCACAAGGGGCGCGGTGGACCCACCGCCTACGGCAGCCTGCCGTTCGACCGGTTACGTGGCGCGCGGCCCACGATGCTGCCGGACACCGGGCAGCGGATCCCGTGGCTACGGCTTTCCGACGACTCCGCCGTGCACACCTCGGCGGGACCGGCGGTGCTGCTCGCCTCGGACGCGGGGGAGTGGATGCTTCCGGTACCGGACGCCGAGGTGTTCGTCCACCTGCTGCGCTGGCGGGTCAGTCGACGTACTTGATCTTGACGCCCGGGCCGAGTTTGCGCAGGCCACGGTAGTGTCCCTTGCGATCCAGTCGTAGCCGGATGTCCAGTTCTGCCAGCGGGCTGAGGTCAACCGTACCGGGGAACCGGACCAGCCGGACCGTGTGCAGCGGAAATCGAGTCAGGGGCGTCAGGTCAGGTACCGTGGTCCCGCTCAGGACCAGTTCGTTCAGGGGCCAGGCGGGTAGCTCCGTCAGGTCGAACTGACCGTAGTCGATCAGGCGTAGCCTCCTGATCCCCGGGAACGTCCCTGACAGCTTGCCGACGTCGTGCCGGCAGACGGGGTCGTACAGGTTGATCTCGGAGATGTGTGGCAGTGGCCGGGTGCGGTGGAGGGCTTCCTCGGTGTATTCGGAGAGTTCGAGCAGGCGAAGCTTGCGAAGTTCGGACAGAATATTGTAGTCGCTCACCCTGACGAGGCTGCCGAGACTCAGCAGGTCGAGGTTCCTTGTTGTCGAAACGAAGCTGATGTCCTGCCACGGGTGCGTCGGCGCCAGGATGAGCGAGATCAGGTTGTCCAGTTTACTCAGTACGCTGGTGTCGGTGATCTCGGCGGCGTCACGCAGGATCAGGTACTCGATCCGCCGATGCGCTTCCAGTGCCGCGAGGCTGACGGTCCGTCCCGGATTGAGATGAACATTGATGTTCGTGACGTGTTCCTGGTCCGATAGTGATTCCAGGTCGTCGAGCGGTTCGCGCTGGGGAAGCATTATCCAGAGTGATCTGAGACGTCGTAGTCGGCCGGTGAACGGCAGCAACCGTCGCGAGTGGACGATGAGGTGTCCATGGGCCAGCGGTGAGTCGGCGAGTACTTCCTCGGCGAAGCGTTCGGGGTCGAAGTACTGCCATGCATCCGCGATCTGATACTGGACCGAGGGTCGTGGATCCTGGGCGTACCGGGCGAGCCGGGGCAGTGCTTCGGAGCTGCAGGTGAGCGCGACCGTCCGGGCCGTGGCCACCGCCTTGGCCTCGGACAGTTCGCTCAGGTCCGTCGGCAGGTGCCGCAGCACGCGGTGGCCGATACTCGCCAGCGAACGGGTCTCCCGCACGTTCCGAGGTGGTACCAGATGCCGTTCGACCAAACCATCCACTCTGGACCGAACGGCGGGCTCCACATCCTGCACGGTTTCCAGGCAGGCGGCGGCCAGTAACCGTAGCCTGCGCGCGTGGGGCCGGTTTTCCTCGGCGCGGTCCAGGATCCCGCCGAGCAGCTGGGCGGCCTGCCGGGCGGTCGCGTGCCCGCAGGCCATCACGACGGTCTCCCGCCAGGTGTCCAGATGCGCGTGCGCCACCAACGTGTCGATGTGATGCTGCTGCACCGCCTCGTCCGCGGCGAGGTACTCCTGGAAGGTACGGTGCACGAAGTCCACCTTGCCGGGAACCGGCTCCCGCAGCACCCCGCTGCGTTCCAGCAGGTGGTTCAGCAGGGCCTCCGGCTCGGCGTCCACATTGGGCATCCCGGGCAGTTTCTGCCGCAGGTGTACCAGGGTGTTGTCCCTGGTCAGTTCCACCCGATTCGCCAGGGTCAACCGCCACGCCAGGTCCCGCAACAGGACCTTCTTCTCCGTGTCGGTGAGCAGTCCGGAAATACCCCGCTCGGCATCACGCAGGTGCAGCAACATGGCCAGTGCCTTGTCGTACAGGTCCATCCGGTTGCGCGGCAGCTCGGAACGGTGCGCCAGGTTCAGGGCACACAACATGGCGCACAACAACGGGGTGGCGGCGAGCTCGCGCAGATGCGGCCGCTCCAGCTGGCCGCGCAGCCTGCGCTGTGCCTCCGCCGCCTCGGCAACGTGCGTCCCACTGGCTGCCTCGTGCCAGCGTTCCACGAAGGTCAGCACATTGCGTGGGCTCATCGGCTCGAGGGTGACCGTGGCGAACTCCTCCTCGGCGAGCCAGCGACGGTCTGCCGCCGCGGTCCGTGAGGTCACCACGACCCGCATCCCGGGGAAGGTGCCGACAAGGTCCCGCAGCCACGCTTTCACCTCCCGGCGCCGCGCAGCGGGAACCTCGTCCACGCCGTCCACGAGCAACAACGCCGTGCCGTCCTCGAGCCGCCGATGGACCCAGCCCTCCGGCATCGCGCCCGCGATGGCCTTCGCCGCGTGCGGCACGAACTCCTCCGGGGCAGGCAGGTCCCCGGCGCTGAAGCTGCGCAACTGGATCAGGAAAGGCACGCAGCCGTTCCACTCCGCGAGGGCGCCGGTGAAGCCGTGCCGGGCCGCCGTCACCGCGAGCCAGTGCAGGAGCGTGGTCTTGCCGGAGCCCGCGTCGCCGCGCAGCAGGGTCCGTTGCGAGTCGCCGATGGCGTTCTCCACCGGAACGCCGTCCGTGTGGTGTGCCGTGCCCGTCGACTCGAACCATTCGGCGGCGATCCGGCGGTCCCGTGGCCGGTCGTTCTCGGTGGACACCCTGAGGCTGAGATACGCCACGGTCAACGGCAGCGCGGGCTGCTCGTCCATCGGCAGGCCGAGCAACTCCAGCCGGTCCAGCCGGGCGGCAAGGCACTCCAGGTACCTTCCACGGAACGCCACGTCCAGGTCGGTGCCCTGGGGTGCGAACAGGCTGGTCCGCGGTAACCGGGCCAGCAGCTCGTCCAGTCGTTCGGACTGGGTGGTCAGCCTGGCGAGCACCTCGGCCAGCGCCGTGGACCGGAAGGCCGGCAGGTAACGGATCACCTGCACCAGGTGACGACAGGCCTGGTCGAGCGCAAGTTCGTACAGCGGCCGTGCCCGCTCGGCCAGGCTGACCTGCCGTGCACGGTCCGGAAACTGCCCGCGCAGCCTGCGGGCGAGTTGCTCGGCATCGGCGTCATCGGCGAGCAACGCCTCGTCGGTGAGATCCGCCTCACCGAGGACGTCCAGCACCGCGAGGACCGCCGCGGCGGCCTCGTTCTCCGGCAGGTCGCCGGAGAACTCGTGCAGCACCGGTTCCAGCTGTTCGGTGACCTGGTTGCCGATCCGGTCGAGGAGGTTCTCCAGCTTGCGCCGTTGCAGCGGGCTCGCCAGCTCGGCCTCGGCCAGCTCGGTCAGGCTCGCGGCGCGCTCGAATCGTGCCCTGCGACGCTGCAACCAGGACCGCCCCGCCTGCGTCGCGATGGCGGAGCCGAGCCTGAGCGCCGCCCCCTCCAGACCTGTGATGACCCCTCCCCGTCCGCGTTCGCTGGGATCGTGCCCTGGGCGGACAGGCCGGACAATCCGGCAGGAGGGTGATGGAGGTCAGCTCGCGATGTCCAGGTCGCGCAGCAACTTGGCCACGTGCCCGGTGGCGCGGACGTTGTAGAGCGCCTTGGCGATGTTGCCCTCCGCGTCCACCACGAAGGTCGAGCGGATGACCCCCTGCACCACCCGGCCGTAGTTCTTCTTCTCGCCGAACGCGCCCCACTCGGTGAGTACAGTCTTGTCCGGGTCGGACAGCAGCGGGAAGGTCAACTGCTCGGCCTCGACGAACTTGGCCAGCTTCTCCGGCTTGTCCGGCGAGATGCCGAGCACCTGGTAACCGGCACCGTCCAGTTCGGCCAGGTTGTCCCGGAAGTCACAGGCCTGCTTGGTGCACCCGGGCGTGCCCGCGGCCGGGTAGAAGTACACGACGACGGAGCGGCCCCGGAAGTCCGCGAGGGACACCTCGTTGCCCGCGCTGTCCGGGAGGGTGAACCCGGGAGCCGGGTCACCGGGGGAGAGCCGACGCTGTTCGGTGGTCATGGGGTGCACCGTACCGGGCGGCACCGACATGGTTTCCGGGCGATCAGACGGAGCCCGCGTAGATGGCGGTGGCCTCGCTCCCGGTCCGGGGCCGCAGCCGCAGGCAGAACGAGGTCGGCTCGGGGGGAACCGCGAAGGCCACCGTCATCCGGACGTTCCGCTTCGGCGGCAGGTCCTTGTCGGCCTCGGTCAGGCCGTTGAACCCCTGGGTCGCGTCCACCACCTGCTTGGCGGGCTCCTCGTCCACGATGCCCTCCACAGACAGCTGGGACAGCCGGTAGGGCTGCGGACCGTCGTTGTAGAGCGAGATCTCGAACGACACGGCGCGGTCGGACTGCGGGTAGGCCGCACTGCTCGGGCGGAAGGACTTCGGTTCGGACACGGCGACGGTGATCCCGGAGGTGAACTTGTAGTCCTTGCCGAAACTCACCGTTTGCTCGGTCGGCGTCCGTTTGTCGTACTCGGACGATTCGCTGGTCTCACTCGGGGAAGACGCGTCGTCGCTCGCGGCCGGCGTGGTGCACGCCGTCGCGACCACCAGCAGGCAAGCGGCCAGGGCGGGCCTCAGCATTCGCACAGGCGCCACTCCTTACTCCGTTTGCTGTAGGTGCTACATCCATTGGATGGCGGTAGCCATCGAGGCCTGCTCCACTCTGTCGGGACATGCGATCGGGTGCGAGCGGGAAAGGGGGGTTGAAGCGGAGCTGGTGTCGGCCCGTGTCTCATCCGTGATCGGAATGGCACCACGGGTGACAATCGTCACCTCGGTGCCACATCTGCAGCCGCCGTCCCCGTCCACCGGTCACACCGCGAGCGCGAAGAACAGGATGAACATGCCGAGCCCGGCCAGCCAGGCGACGATCAGCCACCCGAAGTCGCGCCAGGGGTCCACGGCCTGCTTGTCCTCGCCGGGCACGTACACACCGCGGAGCTCGAACCAGTCCGCCCAACGCACCAGCCAGCGCAGGGGGTTGCGTGCGGGCATGGGTCACCTCCCGGGCGCCGTACCGCCAGGACAGTTTCGCCAGCACAGTGTCGTCGGATCGGCGGCCGTACGCTACCCGACCGTCGTCGGCGGTTGTGTTGTTTAGCACGAGTGATACAACCTGTTGGCAGAGTGGCATCAAGGTGGCATGGCATCGCATGCCCCGTGCCACACCGAGAGCGAGGTGGATCGTGACCGGTCAGCAACTCAAGCCGCAACGGCGCAGCCGCAGGGTGGCGATGTCCGCGGAGGAGATCGACGCCTACCTCGCCGCGGAGCGCACCTGCCGGGTGGCCACGGTGAACGATCGCGGGCCGCATGTCACCGCGCTGTGGTTCGTCTGGCACGAGCGGGCGCTGTGGTTGTACTCGATCACCGACAGCCAGCGCTGGGTGGACCTGCGACGGGACCCCCGGATCGCCATACTGGTCGACTCCGGTCACGAGTACTTCGAGCTACGCGGGGTGGAGATCACCGGCGTGGCCGAGCAGGTGGGCGAGGCGCCCCGAACCGGACAGGACTACCCCGAGCTGGTGGAGCCGGAGAAGTTGTTCGCACGCAAGTACTTCGGCATCGAGGAGACGCCATACGACGAGCGGCACGGCTGGCTCAGGGTCACCCCGGAGAAGATCAACAGCTGGGACTTCCGGAAGATGCTCGCCGATCAGTGATCACCCTGGACCATCCTGCCGAGGATCCGCGCGTACATCCGGCCAGGGCTGGGGACCGTGGGCGGGTGCAGGAAACCTGGCAGGGGCGGTAGAGCGGATGCCAGCGGCTGCAGGCGCTCGTACAGCACACCGGCGTCGGCGGGCCGGTCGGCCGGGTCCTTCCGCAACAGCTCGTGCAGCAAGGTGGCCAGCTCGGGCGGTGCCTCCGGTACCGGTGGCGGTTCGTCGTTCACCTGCCGCTCGAACACCGCATACGCGGTCGGCCCGCTGAACAGCTGCCGCCCGGTGAGCATCTCGTGCAGCACGCAGCCCAGCGCGTAAAGGTCGCTGCGTGGCCCGGCAACCCCGTGCCGGATCTGCTCCGGCGCCATGTAGGCGGGGGTGCCGAGGATCTGACCCGCCCTGGTGAACTGCGCTACATCGGACTCGCGCAGGATCGCCAGCCCGAAGTCCAGCACCTTCACGCTGCCGTCCGGGCAGAGCATCAGGTTGGTGGGCTTCAGGTCACGATGGCAGATCTCCAGTTCGTGTGCCGCGGCCAGCACGGCGCAGGCCTGCGCGGCGATCGCCGCGGCCCAGGGCACCGGGACCGGGCCGTGCTCGCCGAGCAGATCGGCGATGGTGACCCCCTCGATGAACTGCATCACCTGGAACAGCCGCGCGTCGAACATGCCGAAGTCATAGAGAACCGGCGCCCCTGGGTGTTCCAGCCGGGCCAGGATCCGGGCCTCCCGGACGAATCGCTGCTCCAGTTCCTCGTCCGGCCCACCGGGCAGGTGCAGGAACTTCACCGCCACCCTGCGGTCCAGGTGTGTGTCGTAACCCGCGTGGACCGCGCCCATGCCGCTCCTGCCAAGCGGGAGCTCGTCCAGCCGGTAACGGTCCGCGATCAGCATCGCCGCACCCCGTCAGTCCCGGGGTGCCAGCCGGCCGCCTGCCAGCCCGCCGAAGCCCAGCCGGACCAGGGTGCCCACCAGCGTGCTCGCCTGCCTCGCCGCGTCCTCCAGCCGAGTCAGCTGCCGGAACGCCGCGCCGTAGCGGCGCTGCTGGTCGAGCGGAAGGCGGGGGAGCCGGGCACGCCGCGGGTCGATCCGGCCGGAGCCGCGCGGCGCCCACTGCGCGGCCGCGCGCAGGATCCCGGCCAGGAAGTCGGGGTCCAGTAGGTCAGCCTCGACCCGGTAGCGGGCCAGATGGGGGCCGAGTACCGCGGCCGTCTCGGCCACCCGCGCCGCGCCCGAGGCGGAGGCGACCACATCGCCCGGCTCCACCATGACCTGGCCGGGGTGCTCGGCGGTGCGGCCGGAGGGCGGGCCGCCGGTCAGCAGGTCCTCGGTGGTCAGCATCGCGAGGTCACCATCGTCGGCCGGACTGTTGCGCGCCGGGGCGTGCTGGATGGTCAGCATGCCCTCCCTCGCCAGCTCTCCTACCGTGGTGAAGGGCGCGTCCCCGGATCCGTCCCGGCTGGTCAGGCCGGGCACTTCCAGGGAAAGCGCGGTCAGCTGCGCCGCCACCTCGGTGAACTCCTCCAGCACCGCGCTGCCCTCGTGGCGCAGCTGGTACCGCGCCGGGCTCAGGTCCACCTCGTCGTCCAGCAGCTCGAGGATCGGTACCGCCTGCTCGGCTTCGGGGTCACGCAGCTGGCGCAGGCAGGCCGTGGCAACCTCGGCGAGGTCCTCGGCCACCAGCAACAGCACCCGGGAGGGTGGTCGTTCTCCCGGCTCGGGCCTGCGCAACAGCCACAGGTCCGGGCCGGAGTCCGGCAGGCTCACCACCGCCCGCAACGCGCCCGCGCGCAGCAGGTTCCCGCGAATGCGTTTCCCCGGCCTGCGGCCCGCGGCCGCCCCCGGCATCAGGACCGCCACCAGCCCGCCGGGCCGGACGTGGGCGAGGCAGTGCTGCACCCAGGCGAGTTCGGGTTCGCCGCGTGGCGGCAGGCCGTACTCCCACCGCAGGTCACCGGCCAGCTCCGGATGTCCCCACGCGCGTTCGTTGAACGGAGGGTCGCAGACCACGGCGTCCGCGTGCGTCCCGGGAAAGGCGTCCTGGCGCAGCGAGTCCCCGGCGAGCACGGTGGCGTCCACGCCACGCAGCAGCAGCCGCATGGCGGCGATCCGGGCGAGATCCGGGTCGCTGTCCTGCCCGAGCGCCTGCCGCGCCCCGCCCGCAAGCAGCAAGGTGCCCGCGCCGCATGCCGGGTCGAACACCGTGCCGCCCCTGGGGCTGACCAGCCGGGTGAGCAGGTTCGCCACCTCCGAGGGAGTGACCGACAGCCGCCTGGAGTGCTCCTCGAGGTAGCGGCGGCAGAGGAACTCGAAGGCCTCCACGGCGCCCCGCTCGGCGGCCAGCGCGGTGAGCAGATCCCCCAGCTCGGTGCCGATCGGTTCGGCCTGCTGGTCCTCCGCGGCGGGTGTGCCGCCCTGCCTGCTCAGCAGCAGCGCGCCCGCGCTGCCCACCAGCCTGCCGAGCCCAAGGTCGTCGGTGCTGGCACGGAGCCGTTGCCACACACGGTCGGCCAGCGAGACCTCGTAGGACTTGCCGTTGCGGCGCAGCCAGTCCTCCACCTCGCGCAGGGAGAACCGCGGACTGGAAGCCGTACCGCCGACGGGCCGCGGGAAGTCCTCGTGCCTGCGCCGCCAGTTGCTCACCGCTGCCTTGCCGACGTGCACGAGCCGCGCGATATCACCCGCGTTCACGGTGGTGTCGTGACTCATGGCGACGACCATAGTTCACAGTTAGCTTACGGTCCACAGGGGATGTGCTTGTGAACTGAATCAACCAGTGATGTACTGGTGACCATGACATACGATACGGGGTTGGCGTTGCGGTACGCGGTCCGGTCCGATGCCGGGGTGCGACGCAAGTCGAACGAGGACGCCGCCTTCGCGGGTGAGCGGGTGTTCGCGGTCGCCGATGGTATCGGCGGGCACGTGTTCGGCGAGGTCGCCAGCTCCACCGCGACCGCCGCGATGGCCGACCTGGACGGCGGGCTCAGCAAGGCCCTCGCCACCGGCCGCGCCACGGGCGGCCTGCGTGATCTCGATCCGCTGGCCGTGCTCGCCACCGGTGTGACCGACGCCGCGGGCCGCCTCGCTGAGCTGGTCGCGCGGGACACGCGGTTGCAGGGGATGGGCACCACGCTCACCGCGATGCTCTGGGACGGCGCGCGGTTCGCCATCGCCCACGTCGGTGACTCCCGCTGTTACCTGCTGCGGGAGGGGACGCTGCGCCAGCTGAGCCGGGATCACACCCTGGTGCAGGCGTTGCTGGACGACGGCAAGGTCTCCGCCGAGCAGGCCGCGGCGCATCCGCGCCGGTCGGTGCTGATGCGGGCGCTACAGGGGGAGGGCTCCGCCGAACCCGATCTCTTTGCGCAGGACGCGCTGGCCGGGGACCGGTACCTGTTGTGCTCGGACGGGCTGACCGACGTGATCTCCGACGAGGCCGTGGCGGAGACCCTGCTGGCCCGGCCAGAGCCGGAGGCGGCGGCCTGCGCGCTGATCGACCTGGCCAATGCCGGCGGCGGGCCGGACAACATCACCTGTGTGCTCGTCGACGTCGTTGGTACTCGGGATTGATCAGGTGCCAGCCGTTGCCGTGCGGGCAGCGCTGCTTGCGTAGCCCTCCCTCGGACTTGGCCACGAACCGGTCGGCATCGGCCTCGGTGGGGATGACGGCGCGCTGCTGGCAGCCGGTGCACCTGGCCGCGCCGGTGTACCGGAAGTCGTTGGATCCTCGTCTGTTCCTCGGCACGCACATCCTCGGGATCACACTCGCTGTCGGCTACCCGGCCGAGTATGCAGCCCCTGGCTGTCCGCGCAAACGGGGCGGTCCGGCGCGGACCCGTTACCAGGGACCAACCGGGAGCTCGGCGAAGAAGGCGGCGATGTCCCTGGCCAGCAGCCACGGTTCCTCGGCCGCGGCGAAATGCCCGCCGGAGGGCAGGACGGTCCACCGGCGAAGGTCGTAGAGCCGTTCGGCCCAGGACCGGGGCGGGGCCCCGCCGTGTGCGAACTCGTTGCCGAACAGGCCGACGGCCGTGGGCACCCGAACCCGGTCGGTCGCCGTGCGGGCGGCATGGCAGTCACGGTTGTCGTGGAAGTCGCGCATCGACTCGGTGATGGTGGCGGTCACCCAGAACAGGGTGATCGTGGTGAGCAGGAAGTCCCTGGAGAACCGGGACTCGATGTCGCCGCCCGAGTCCGACCAGGACCGCCACTTCTCCAGCAGCCACGCGGCGAGACCGGCCGGGGAGTCGTTGAGGGCGTAGCCGAGGGTCTGCGGCGCGGTCGACTGGACCGCGTTGTAGCCGCCCTCCCGCTCGGCGAAATCCCGTTCCTGCTCGATGAAGGCCCGCTCGGCCTCGGTCAGCGGCGGCGCGTCCGCACCGAGGTAGGGATCGAGCTCGATATTGCTCAAGTGCAGGCCGAGCACGGATTCCGGTTCGTCCACACCGAGAAAGGTGCCGATCCCGGAACCGAAGTCCCCGCCCTGCACCCCGTAGCGCCGGTAGCCAAGACCACGCATCAGCCGGTGCCACAGTGCGGCGGTATCGCGCATTGTCACCGCGCGTGGTGGCCTGCTGGAGAATCCGTAGCCGGGTAGTGAAGGAATAACCACGTCGAAAGCCGGTCCGTCGATACCGTGCGCCGCGGGATCGGTGAGCAGCGGCACCAGCGGGAGAAGTTCCACGAAGGTACTCGGCCAGCCGTGCGTGAGCACCAATGGGATGCCGGTTCCGGACGCGGCCCTGTGGTGGACGAAGTGGACGTCGACATCGCCGATCCGGGCGCGGAAGTGGTGGAACCGGTTCAACGCGCGCTCCCGCGCACGCCAGTCGAAATCCTCAGCCCAGTAGGCGAGGACCTCGCGCAGATAGTCCACATCGGTGCCCTGCGACCATGCGGCTCCCGGGGCGGCGGCGGGCCAGCGGGTGCGCCGGATGCGGTCGCGCAGATCCGCCAGTACCTCGTCCGTGACGGCGATGGTGAACGGTTCGATGTCGATGGCGTGCCGATACGTGTTCACCGCATCAGGTTCGCACGGTTTCCGGTACCCGCCCGACAATCGACCGCGCGGCCGATTCCTGGCTACTCCGGGTGCAGGTGGCCCTCCAGCGTTCGGCGCACTGTGTTTCGATTCGTCCCCTTTGCTGGAGAACGTGCCGGAACTTCTGGTATACCTTCGAAGATCGCAGCGTACGAATGGGGCTCTGGCGAGTGGGCGGTTACCTCCGGCCACTTATTCCGCCGAGGTATGCGGGATTCGTTCTGGATGTACGTCCGATCGGTCAAGGATCAACCGGTTTCCGGCCACGGTCGGGCAGCGTGACCAAAGGAGAGACACAGTATGGCGGAGGTTCCTCGCCGGACCGCACGGTTCCGGTTGCCCGTCGACAAGCTCGCCCCGCACCTGATGGAGGCGTTCGAGCAACTCGACGAGGCTGCGGAAAAGGTCAGCCTACCGTTACCGCTGCTCGAGCTGGTCCGGCTGCGCGTGTCGCAGATCAACGGTTGCGCCTACTGTGTCGACTCGCACCACCAGGACACGCGCGAGGCCGAGGTCCCCGAGCGGACGATCGCCGCGCTACCGGTGTGGCGCGAGTCGCCGTTCTTCTCCGAGCAGGAGCGGGCCGCCCTCGAGGTGGCCGAGGCACTCACCAACATGAACCGGGCTCCGGTGACCGACGAGCTCTGGACCCGGGCCGCCGAGCACTTCACCAAGACCGAGCTGGCCGAGCTCACCTGGAACGTCGCGATCATCAACGTGTGGAACCAGCTCGCAGGCGGTGCCCGCCCGTGGCTCATTTCCTGAGAGTCCGAGCCCGGCCGAGCCGACCGTGTCGCGAGTTCAGGAACAGGCACTGAGTACCGGCGGGCCGAGACCGAAGCGGGAGCGTGAATGCGGATCGGACTGATGGGCGCGGGCCGGATCGGCCAGGTGCATGCCGGGTCGCTGGCCGCCGACCCCAGGGTCGGCGAGCTGGCCGTTACCGACCTGAGCCCAGCCCGCGCGACCGCAGCGGCCGCGCAGGCGGGTGGCACGACATTGCCCACCGTGGCGAAGCTGCTGGACTGGTCCCCGGACGCGGTGGTCATCGCCGCGCCGACCGACACCCATGCCGAGCTGATCATGCGCTGCTGCGCTCGCGGCGTCCCGGTG
The sequence above is drawn from the Amycolatopsis aidingensis genome and encodes:
- a CDS encoding epoxide hydrolase family protein, which translates into the protein MNTYRHAIDIEPFTIAVTDEVLADLRDRIRRTRWPAAAPGAAWSQGTDVDYLREVLAYWAEDFDWRARERALNRFHHFRARIGDVDVHFVHHRAASGTGIPLVLTHGWPSTFVELLPLVPLLTDPAAHGIDGPAFDVVIPSLPGYGFSSRPPRAVTMRDTAALWHRLMRGLGYRRYGVQGGDFGSGIGTFLGVDEPESVLGLHLSNIELDPYLGADAPPLTEAERAFIEQERDFAEREGGYNAVQSTAPQTLGYALNDSPAGLAAWLLEKWRSWSDSGGDIESRFSRDFLLTTITLFWVTATITESMRDFHDNRDCHAARTATDRVRVPTAVGLFGNEFAHGGAPPRSWAERLYDLRRWTVLPSGGHFAAAEEPWLLARDIAAFFAELPVGPW
- a CDS encoding carboxymuconolactone decarboxylase family protein; its protein translation is MAEVPRRTARFRLPVDKLAPHLMEAFEQLDEAAEKVSLPLPLLELVRLRVSQINGCAYCVDSHHQDTREAEVPERTIAALPVWRESPFFSEQERAALEVAEALTNMNRAPVTDELWTRAAEHFTKTELAELTWNVAIINVWNQLAGGARPWLIS